The sequence ACAGCGGAGACCGACGTGGTCACGCGGCAGTCGCCGGCACCCACACCCCTGACGCCCACAGCTATCCGCAACTGCCCGCACTGCGACAAACCCGTCACCATCGTCGCGCTTCTCGCCACCCCCGAGGCCGCGCGGCCCACCATCCCCGCAGCAAGTCCCGACGTCATCCCCATGCGCCGCAGCTGAGCGACCGCACGTCACTGACCTTGTCGGCCCCAGGCGGCGGCAGGGTCAGCCGGCGTTTCCGAACGAGGCGCCGATGTTGTTCCACATGAAGGCGTCCTTCCAATCCGGGCGTGCCTTGGCCCAGCCGCTCAGGGCGACGATCACCTTTTCCTGGGAGATCGTCCGGGTCTGGTGGTGCTCTGCCGCCGTCCCGTCACGGAACTCCAGCTGATAGGTGTTGTCATCCCTCAGCCACACCTGCACATACCAATCACCGGCTGCCTCGTCGTCGACTCGCTCGACGATCACGAAGGCGTTGCCCCGGCCGAGGTTCGCCACCATCCGACTCAAGGCCGTGGGCCCCGGATTCCTCACCTGACGCCCGTGCTCGTCTCTCGCTTGAAGCATGGCCCGATCATCCCCCACAGCTCTGACACCCGTCGAAGAGCAACCACGTCACGCCCGCGCTCGCTCCCCACGTTCCCCAGTTGGTTCACTCCGTGAACCAACTGGGGCGAAGAGTAGCTCTGAGGAAAATTCGGGCTGTGACCGCGCTTCCGTGATGACTACGCCCCTTGCGGCTCGTTCATGTGGACGCCCGGTCAGGCGGACTCGAAGCTGGGTGTCGCGGGTCCGATGTTGCCCGCTTCGTCCATGAACTGAAGATTCGTGACGAAGTTGAGGACGAAGGCGGTGAACGGGCCGTCGAAGGTCACGCAGCTGGATCCATGCACCGCTGTGACGACCTTCCATCGGTTCGGATCAGGGCTGCACGGCATGAAGAAATGCTCATCCCCGCCGAAGTCGTACCCCCAATAGATGAGACCGTTTTCTTCAGGGTGGAACGGATGAGGAATATCGTCCGGGCGCCGCTCGCGGGACCGGCTGATGCGCTCGTGTATCTCGCGCATGCGCGGCAGGAGCGGGGTCGAGCCTTGGGGGTGGAAGACCATGAGTTCTTCGGAGATGATGCCGCTGCCATAGGCGTCCATGAACGTCTTGTAGTCACTCGGCAGCGACGAGCCGAGGTGGTTTTCAACCTGAGCCCAGTCGCTCGGCGAGTGTGCCCTTGGTGCAGGCTCTCCCTGAGGTTGATCCCGGGGAGTGGACACCGGTTTTCATGCGACGAGTGACAGCGTACGTGTAGTGATCAGCTGCTGTTCGTACTCGGCTGGTGTGAGGTAGCCGAGCGCGGAGTGGCGACGGCGCCGGTTGTAGTACGACAGCCAGCGGAACAGCTCGAGCCGGGTCTGTGCCTTCGAGGTCCAGCGCAGTCCGTGGAGCAGTTCGCGCTTGAGGCCCTGGAAGAACGACTCGGCGAGGGCGTTGTCGTAACTCGAGCCGACCCTGCCCATGCTGCGGAGGATGCCGTGCCGCAGGCAGACGTCGGCGAAGGCGGCCGCACTGTACTGGGCGCCCCTGTCGGTGTGGAAAACGACGCCGCGGACCCGGCCTCCGCGGGCGGCCACGGCCATCTCGATCGCGTCGGTGACCAGCGAGGTCCGCATGTGATCCGCGATCGACCAGCCCACGACCTTCCTCGAGCAGATGTCGATCACCGTAGCGAGGTAGAGCCACGTCGAACCGACGGCTGTATAGGTGATGTCGCCGCACCACCTGGTGTTCAACGTGTCCGCGGTGAAGTCGCGCATCACCAGGTCCGGCACGGGCGCCGCGGCCCTGTCCGCGATCGTCGTCCGCTTCTTCCTCCGCAGATGCCGGCCGACGATGTGGTTGTTCCGCATCAGCCGGGTGACGCGCTTGCGGTTGATCCTGTGCCCTCTCGCCCGCAGCTCGGCATGGACGCGCGGGGCCCCGTAGGCGCCGTGATGTTCGGCGTGGATGGCACGGATCTCGTTCACGGTCCGTGCCTCGTCGGCCTGGCGCTCGGCGCGGACCTGTGCGGTGGCCAGATGCCGGTAGTAGCCGGCGCGGGACACCCCGAGCACCCGGCAGATCCGCTTGACGCCGAAATCGGCGCGGTTCTCGGAGATGAAGTCCCAGCGGAGGGGTCTCACTTCACCTCCCGCGCGAAATAGGCGGCCGCCCGTCGCAGGATCTCGCGCTCCAGACGCCACTCCTGCTCAGCCTTGAGCAGCCGGGCGTTCTCCTCCCGCAGCCGGGCAAGTTCCTCCGCCGCGCTGACGCCCGCGTCACGGCCGCCGGACGTGTCCGGGGCCTCATCCTTGCGGACCCACGTCCGCAGCGACTCCGCGGTGATCCCGAGATCCGCAGCCACCGAAGCGTACGTCCGCTTCCCGGCCGCGGCCCGAAAGAGCGCGACCGCGTCCCTCCTGAACTCCTCCGAATACGGAGACCTGCGTCCCACCTGGACATCCCTCCCTGGACCAGCAAGATCCATTGTCAGGGTGTCCACTCCAGAGGGTCAGCCTCACTGGTCGCTGAGCCCATGTCCCCGGACACCGCCCGCATCCGGGCAAGGCGGTACAGCGCGGTTGTGTCACTGAGGTTGTCGGCCCGTCGGGCCAGGGCGTCAGCGTCCTCCAGATCCCCGGCACTCTCTCTACTTCGGGCCAGGAAGCGCCGTGTGTTTCGGTCACCGTCGTGGGCGGCGGCCTGCGGCGCTGACCTTGGGCCGAGGAGAGTCCGCGGGCCGTCCGGGGCCAGCCTGCGGACGTATGTGCCTGTTGGGCTGCTTATGCGGGTGGGGCGATCATGATTTCGGTGCCGAGGTTGTTCATGCGGGTGTCCTTGTACATGGTGGTTTCGCCGTCGGACCAGCGGATGATGAGGTCGTTGGTGAGTCCGTCACCGGTGTACTGGCCGGTGGTCATGATGACGCTGTGGGTCCAGGTCTTGTTGGGGCCGTGGATGGGCTGTTCGGTGCCGAGGCCGCCGGTGGTGGTGCCGACGTAGTTGTTGAGTGCGCCGCTGGTCCAGCGGACCATGAGGTCCCATTTCTGGTTGCCGGAGTACTGCCCCGCGGTGAGAAGGGTGGCGTCCTTCCAGGTGCTGTTGGGGTCCTTGAGCTTGTATTCCTGGCCCATGGTGCCGGTGCTCACGTTGGTGAAGAGGCTGAGTTCGCCATCCGACCAGCGGACCATGAGGTCGGTGACGTAGGTGGTGGCGTTGAAGCGGCCGGCGGCGATCTGGGTGGCGTGGCTCCAGATGGATCCGGAGGCCGCCATCTCGGTTCCCCCGTCGAGGCCGTGGGAGCCGACGTCGCCGTGGAGGGTCATCCGGCCGTCGTCCCAGCGGACCATGAGGTCGAACTGGTTGGAGCCGGTGAAGTCGCCGGCGGTGATGGTGGCGGCCGGTTTCCAGCCCGCGTTGGGTGCCAGGAGCTGCCGTTCGGGGTGGAAGCCGCCGTTGCCGTCGCCGGGGTAGAGGGTGACTTCGCCGTCGGTCCAGATGACGAGCAGGTCGCTGTGGCCGGTGCCGGAGAAGTCGCCGGAGGCTATCTGCTTGGCGTGCTTCCAGGTCTCGCCGCTGCCGGGAAGGACGGGGCCGTCCGTCGGAGGCTGGTAGTCGGGCCGGTGGACGTTGTCGGGCCCGATGCCGTTGTTGGCGTCGTTGTAGAGGTCCTGGGCGTCCTTGCCGTAGAGCGGCGAGTACGAGA comes from Streptomyces virginiae and encodes:
- a CDS encoding trypsin-like serine peptidase — its product is MAGAPAGTPEARHFDGLPMVGTFFFDGQALNGKSTYCSGSVVRSKGKNLVLTAGHCANGLKNATHRIFVPQYRYGLPAGTQPSGVFPVDVLYKDPRYPEGKATRGPLSDLDFAFAVVAPNARGQIENVTGALTFTPTTSYDHNVTVVGYPDSIENNNTHKAITCDVPTSRLHGFRQMKMECKGYHAGVSGGPWIKGYNASARTGQVIGNVGGMGGGGDVHWISYSPLYGKDAQDLYNDANNGIGPDNVHRPDYQPPTDGPVLPGSGETWKHAKQIASGDFSGTGHSDLLVIWTDGEVTLYPGDGNGGFHPERQLLAPNAGWKPAATITAGDFTGSNQFDLMVRWDDGRMTLHGDVGSHGLDGGTEMAASGSIWSHATQIAAGRFNATTYVTDLMVRWSDGELSLFTNVSTGTMGQEYKLKDPNSTWKDATLLTAGQYSGNQKWDLMVRWTSGALNNYVGTTTGGLGTEQPIHGPNKTWTHSVIMTTGQYTGDGLTNDLIIRWSDGETTMYKDTRMNNLGTEIMIAPPA
- a CDS encoding SMI1/KNR4 family protein, which codes for MSTPRDQPQGEPAPRAHSPSDWAQVENHLGSSLPSDYKTFMDAYGSGIISEELMVFHPQGSTPLLPRMREIHERISRSRERRPDDIPHPFHPEENGLIYWGYDFGGDEHFFMPCSPDPNRWKVVTAVHGSSCVTFDGPFTAFVLNFVTNLQFMDEAGNIGPATPSFESA
- a CDS encoding IS3 family transposase (programmed frameshift), whose translation is MGRRSPYSEEFRRDAVALFRAAAGKRTYASVAADLGITAESLRTWVRKDEAPDTSGGRDAGVSAAEELARLREENARLLKAEPGVASGARDPATGGRLFRAGGEVRPLRWDFISENRADFGVKRICRVLGVSRAGYYRHLATAQVRAERQADEARTVNEIRAIHAEHHGAYGAPRVHAELRARGHRINRKRVTRLMRNNHIVGRHLRRKKRTTIADRAAAPVPDLVMRDFTADTLNTRWCGDITYTAVGSTWLYLATVIDICSRKVVGWSIADHMRTSLVTDAIEMAVAARGGRVRGVVFHTDRGAQYSAAAFADVCLRHGILRSMGRVGSSYDNALAESFFQGLKRELLHGLRWTSKAQTRLELFRWLSYYNRRRRHSALGYLTPAEYEQQLITTRTLSLVA